One Mobula hypostoma chromosome 5, sMobHyp1.1, whole genome shotgun sequence DNA segment encodes these proteins:
- the polk gene encoding DNA polymerase kappa: MECTAKENEDSTTANDVGILSRIGLNDNKAGMGGLDKEKINKIIMETSKGSRFYENEQKKEQQVNQRIEKMLQQKMQITEHQLKKRQQQMDRIVIELKKNRDLSHTIVHIDMDAFYAAVEMKDNPELKDKPMAVGSMSMLSTSNYHARKYGVRAAMPGFIAKKLCPNLTIVPAHFDKYRAVSKEVREIMVDYDPNFLPVSLDEAYLDITEHLEQRENWPEHKRTYYCHGEAKENMDSLQLCNEDVGNMGDISPILFKDSPPMLSQQEPVHSAVQQTDASLQSNEKESYQQEKEPIVFGITAEEAVKELRFRIEQKTKLTASAGIAPNMMLSKVCSEVNKPNGQYQIPADSDAVLNFVKNMPIRKVPGIGKVTEKMLNALGITTCTELYQQRALLSLLFSESTWYHFLQISLGLSETHLERDGDRKSMSTERTFNEISEASEQLSLCRELCHDLEEDLHKEGLRGKTVTLKLKNINFEVKTRACTVPSAVSKEEEIYAVASELLKTELENLHPQPLRLRLMGVRISGFVHQDEKKPPQKSIINFFQTGKSETPICSSDFECVDMKNPTELAETSKGESFFNKKRQQNSQVLAVKQQEKCTPAITPPACTVDDMQPKDGGLILALKADKCQKCLKRVGISTSEELRNHIDCCLCVTVGEAKASCTIMKDACILDTNFKNEKITDPYEQKGTEHQESCSEMYPRITDVDLHGRIENNSFNGESLVKNITCPIVQSSNQTCLKDHMQPSNRSLTLIKDKRILEEEFSDHCNFSVMSGKDTHSIQLDLTKSNTSRLDYPLFTQLNLSKLGPQQQSAQAVRHATSLKGRLSSESAEPTGLVCPVCNIRQETTDLSLFNGHVDICLNQGVIQELTERSTHLFSNDCTSKEVGPSEIGKGSSNSFVRTKRTGSTAQQPITKKARCNSSINTIDRFFK, encoded by the exons ATGGATCGAATTGTGATTGAATTAAAGAAGAACCGTGACCTTAGTCACAcaattgtacatattgacatggaTGCATTTTATGCTGCTGTGGAGATGAAGGATAACCCAGAACTGAAAGACAAACCCATGGCTGTTGGATCAATGAGTATGCTG TCAACATCAAATTATCATGCTCGGAAATATGGAGTACGTGCAGCTATGCCTGGGTTTATTGCTAAGAAGCTGTGTCCAAATTTAACTATTGTTCCAGCACACTTTGATAAGTATCGAGCAGTAAGCAAAGAG GTACGAGAGATAATGGTAGACTATGACCCCAATTTCCTACCAGTAAGTCTTGATGAAGCCTACCTGGATATAACAGAGCATTTAGAACAAAGAGAGAATTGGCCAGAACACAAAAGGACATATTACTGCCATGGAGAAG CAAAAGAAAACATGGATAGTTTACAGCTATGCAATGAAGATGTGGGAAATATGGGAGATATTTCACCTATACTTTTCAAGGATAGCCCTCCCATGTTGTCACAGCAGGAACCAGTTCACAGTGCAGTGCAACAGACAGATGCTAGTCTGCAAAGCAATGAAAAAGAATCATACCAGCAGGAGAAAGAGCCAATTGTGTTTGgtattacagcagaggaggctgttAAAGAACTGCGCTTCAGAATTGAACAGAAGACAAAATTAACAGCAAGTGCAG GAATTGCGCCAAACATGATGTTGTCCAAAGTGTGCAGTGAAGTAAACAAGCCAAATGGTCAGTATCAAATTCCAGCAGACAGTGATGCTGTGCTGAACTTCGTAAAGAATATGCCTATTAGAAAG GTACCTGGTATAGGAAAGGTAACAGAAAAAATGCTGAATGCATTAGGAATTACAACATGCACTGAACTGTACCAGCAGAGGGCCTTGCTGTCCTTGTTGTTCTCTGAGAGTACCTGGTACCATTTTTTACAGATCTCACTTGGTCTGAGTGAGACACACCTTGAAAG AGATGGTGATCGGAAGAGTATGAGCACAGAAAG GACTTTCAATGAAATCAGTGAGGCATCGGAGCAGCTCAGCTTATGCCGTGAACTTTGTCATGATCTTGAGGAAGATCTCCACAAGGAGGGACTAAGG GGGAAGACTGTAACTCTAAAATTGAAGAATATAAACTTTGAAGTGAAGACAAGAGCCTGTACAGTTCCATCGGCTGTTTCTAAGGAAGAAGAAATTTATGCTGTTGCATCTGAATTACTGAAGACTGAGCTTGAGAACCTACATCCTCAGCCATTGAGACTCAGACTTATGG GTGTACGAATTTCTGGGTTTGTCCATCAGGATGAGAAAAAACCTCCCCAGAAAAGCATCATCAATTTTTTCCAAACTGGAAAATCTGAGACCCCGATTTGCAGCTCTGATTTTGAGTGCGTAGACATGAAGAACCCAACAGAACTAGCAGAAACATCCAAAGGAGAAAGTTTCTTCAATAAAAAGCGACAGCAAAATAGCCAGGTTCTTGCAGTCAAACAACAAGAAAAGTGCACACCTGCTATAACGCCCCCAGCTTGCACAGTGGATGATATGCAGCCCAAGGATGGTGGCCTGATTCTAGCGTTAAAGGCTGATAAGTGccaaaaatgtttaaaaagagtAGGTATATCAACTTCAGAGGAATTGAGGAACCATATTGATTGTTGCCTATGTGTAACAGTAGGGGAAGCAAAGGCAAGCTGTACAATCATGAAGGACGCATGTATCTTGGACactaattttaaaaatgaaaaaataacGGATCCATATGAACAAAAAGGAACAGAACATCAGGAGAGCTGCTCAGAAATGTATCCGAGAATTACGGATGTAGATTTGCATGGAAGGATTGAAAATAACAGCTTTAATGGTGAATCATTAGTTAAAAACATTACCTGTCCGATTGTACAATCTAGTAACCAGACTTGTCTTAAAGATCACATGCAGCCATCTAATAGATCTCTGACACTCATTAAAGATAAACGTATTTTAGAAGAAGAATTTTCAGACCACTGCAATTTCTCAGTTATGTCTGGTAAAGATACTCATTCAATTCAGCTGGATTTAACTAAATCTAATACGAGCAGGTTAGATTACCCATTGTTTACACAACTCAACCTGTCAAAACTGGGTCCTCAGCAACAGTCAGCCCAGGCAGTACGGCATGCTACATCGTTAAAAGGAAGGTTGTCTTCAGAGTCAGCAGAACCAACTGGTCTGGTATGTCCAGTTTGCAACATTAGGCAAGAAACAACAGATCTTTCATTGTTCAACGGGCATGTTGATATCTGCCTAAATCAAGGGGTTATACAAGAGCTTACTGAAAGATCAACACACCTATTTTCCAATGACTGCACTTCAAAGGAAGTAG GTCCATCAGAAATTGGAAAGGGATCTTCAAATTCATTTGTTCGAACCAAAAG GACTGGATCAACAGCCCAGCAGCCAATAACTAAGAAAGCGAGGTGCAATAGTTCCATAAACACAATTGACAGATTCTTTAAATGA